The following DNA comes from Streptomyces sp. Ag109_O5-10.
CATGACACGCAGCAGCCCGTCGGCGATGCCCATGTACCAGTCGGGCTGGGATCCCGCGGAGACCTGATCGGCGCGATAGGGGCCGAACTCCCAGACCGGGTTGATCTGGGCGATCGCGGCGAGGGTGAAGACGACCCCGGCGACCATGCAGAAATAGCCACCCGCCTTGACCACGTACACCTGCATGGGCAGGCCGACCACGTTTCGCTCCGTGCGGCCGGGTCCCGGGTACTGGGTGTGCCGGTGCCGGTGCCCGAGGAAGGCGTTGAAGGCGACGAGCGCCAGCATCAGCGCCGGAATGACCAGGACATGGATCACGTGGAAGCGGGGCACCAGGTCGTGCCCGGGGAACTCGCCGCCGAACAGGAACGTCGACAGGTAGGTGCCGACGACCGGTACCGACAGAAGTGTCCCGTTCACCACGGCGAGCCCGGTCCCCGACAAGAGGTCGCCGGGGAGGTCGTAGCCGGTCAGACCACCGAACATGCCGAGGACGAGCAGGCCGAAACCGGCCATCCAGTTCAGCTCGCGCGGCTTGCGGAAGGCGCCGGTGAAGAACTCACGCATCAGGTGGGCCAGCAGGGCGGCGACAAAGATCAGTGCCGCCCAGTGGTGGGCCTGACGGATGAGCAGGCCGCCGCGTACGTCGAAGGAGATGTGCATCGTCGAGTCGAACGCCTCGGACACCAACTGGCCGCGCAGCGGAGCGTAACCGCCTTCGTAGACGACCTCGTTCGACGACGGATGGAAGTAGAACGTCAGATACACGCCGGTGACGACCAGGACGACGAAGCTGTAGAGACAGATCTCGCGCAGCAGGAACGACCAGTGCTCCGGACGGGCCCTGCGTGCGCCGGTCGTGGGGGTATGCCCGATGCCCATCCGTGTTCTCGCCCAGTCGGCGATCTTGTCACCGCTGCGGCTGCCCGCCGTAGTGACCGGTTCGATTGCGTCGCTCACGTCATTACCACCATCAACACATCACCGGGAGCGCCTTGCGGCCGGGTCTGCGCAACGAAACGGTGCATGGCGACGAGCTGCCGCACCGGGGTTCGTTGCCCTCACCAGAAGGGACCGAGAAAGTGGTGAAGGTGTGACATGACCGCAAGTGAGGATCAAGCCGAGGTTGTCCGCGTCAGGACGCCTTCGC
Coding sequences within:
- a CDS encoding cytochrome bc complex cytochrome b subunit, which produces MGIGHTPTTGARRARPEHWSFLLREICLYSFVVLVVTGVYLTFYFHPSSNEVVYEGGYAPLRGQLVSEAFDSTMHISFDVRGGLLIRQAHHWAALIFVAALLAHLMREFFTGAFRKPRELNWMAGFGLLVLGMFGGLTGYDLPGDLLSGTGLAVVNGTLLSVPVVGTYLSTFLFGGEFPGHDLVPRFHVIHVLVIPALMLALVAFNAFLGHRHRHTQYPGPGRTERNVVGLPMQVYVVKAGGYFCMVAGVVFTLAAIAQINPVWEFGPYRADQVSAGSQPDWYMGIADGLLRVMPGWEVNFWGHTLALDNLIPLLAGFGLFLVMGAYPFIEAWVTDDDREHHLLERPRNRPVRTAFGVAWLGVYLVALLGAANDIIAVTFHMSVDTITWTVRIALFVVPVVLFLLTKRIALGLQRRDRDKVLHGRETGVIKRLPHGEYVEVHQPLDPYELHALTAHEQYRPLDPGQRDADGHASGRARRLRARLSRGFYGEGTQIFKPTVQEYDEITGEHHSTGEMDQET